A single window of Leptospira wolffii serovar Khorat str. Khorat-H2 DNA harbors:
- a CDS encoding porin — MRVRFLKFICIFCFSFALVGLEAQEKKSPETQKIQEKEISTSAKSVEPPTEEKKEDAYIKEEELKPASNQKKDPVVFGFLVDGYYNASLNRPDSKELQYTTQATRTNEYNINLAYVDAKVETDKYRGRLALQFGTSVVANYGGEGTTGKTSNETSIRNMQEAYGGFRLGKSTWLDAGIYFGHLGYESWISHENFVYTRAFSLDYVPYYVSGVRLSGKITEKLSYQLHLNNGYQVVTDNNKDISGGFRLEWNPIGNLMFRWNTFAGNEQPTATPKEMRYYNNFIAEWKPLEHLTLASSFDVGYQERASREDLVYTDNGPLYVRRDSNAFRQIYVGNIWFAYRFLPEWRIGTRLERYLDREQMIIVTNSKDGFQTSGATATLDYIPDPAVLVRFTYQYRRSMDSIYPHETHTSKLDRMFIFSLSIKI, encoded by the coding sequence ATGAGAGTTCGGTTTTTGAAATTCATTTGCATCTTTTGCTTTTCTTTCGCTCTGGTCGGATTGGAAGCGCAGGAGAAAAAGTCTCCCGAAACTCAGAAAATTCAGGAAAAGGAAATCTCCACTTCCGCAAAGTCGGTAGAGCCGCCGACCGAGGAAAAAAAAGAAGACGCTTATATTAAAGAAGAAGAATTGAAGCCCGCTTCGAACCAGAAAAAAGATCCCGTTGTGTTCGGATTCTTAGTGGACGGATACTATAACGCTAGTTTGAACCGGCCAGATTCCAAGGAATTACAGTATACTACTCAGGCGACTCGCACCAACGAATACAATATCAACCTCGCTTACGTAGACGCCAAGGTGGAGACGGATAAATACAGAGGTAGACTTGCTCTTCAATTCGGTACTTCCGTCGTCGCCAATTATGGAGGAGAAGGAACCACGGGTAAGACTTCCAACGAAACTTCGATTCGCAATATGCAGGAAGCTTACGGAGGGTTTCGGCTGGGAAAATCCACCTGGTTGGATGCGGGGATTTATTTCGGGCATCTGGGATACGAATCCTGGATATCCCACGAAAACTTCGTTTATACGAGAGCATTCTCCCTCGACTACGTTCCTTATTACGTTTCCGGAGTACGCCTAAGCGGAAAGATTACGGAAAAATTATCCTACCAATTGCATCTAAATAACGGTTACCAAGTCGTGACCGACAATAACAAGGATATCTCCGGCGGATTCAGATTAGAATGGAATCCCATAGGAAATCTAATGTTTCGATGGAACACATTTGCGGGAAACGAACAACCGACTGCGACTCCCAAGGAAATGAGATACTATAATAATTTCATCGCAGAATGGAAGCCTCTCGAGCATCTCACTTTGGCTTCTTCTTTCGATGTGGGATACCAAGAAAGGGCGAGTAGAGAGGACCTGGTTTATACGGATAACGGTCCTTTATACGTTCGTAGAGATAGTAACGCTTTTAGGCAGATTTATGTGGGAAATATCTGGTTTGCGTACCGGTTCCTTCCGGAATGGAGGATCGGAACCCGTTTGGAAAGGTATTTGGATCGGGAGCAAATGATTATCGTCACGAATAGCAAGGACGGTTTCCAAACAAGCGGAGCTACCGCTACTCTCGATTATATTCCGGATCCCGCGGTTTTAGTCAGATTCACCTACCAATACAGACGTTCTATGGACTCCATCTATCCGCATGAAACTCATACTTCCAAATTGGATAGAATGTTCATCTTCTCCTTATCCATTAAGATTTGA
- a CDS encoding glutathione peroxidase encodes MAQNLYELTATLNNGKEKKLEDYKGKVLLIVNTASQCGFTPQYKGLQEMYDKYKGNGLEILGFPCDQFGHQEPGTDAEIQSFCEVNFGVNFPLFKKIEVNGEGTHPIYTFLKQKAPGLLGQSIKWNFTKFLVDKQGNVIKRFAPMTPPEKIDSQIKELLSK; translated from the coding sequence ATGGCCCAGAATTTATACGAACTTACGGCTACTTTAAATAATGGAAAAGAAAAGAAGCTGGAAGATTACAAAGGAAAAGTACTCTTGATCGTGAATACCGCTAGTCAATGCGGATTTACCCCCCAGTACAAGGGACTACAGGAAATGTACGACAAGTACAAAGGAAACGGTCTGGAGATCCTGGGATTTCCATGCGACCAATTCGGTCACCAGGAGCCTGGGACGGATGCAGAGATCCAAAGTTTCTGCGAAGTCAATTTCGGAGTAAACTTTCCTCTCTTCAAAAAGATCGAAGTAAACGGAGAAGGAACTCATCCGATATACACCTTCCTGAAACAAAAGGCCCCGGGACTTTTGGGACAATCCATAAAATGGAATTTCACTAAGTTCCTAGTGGATAAGCAAGGAAACGTCATCAAGAGATTCGCTCCGATGACTCCTCCCGAGAAAATAGACAGCCAGATCAAGGAACTTCTTTCCAAGTGA
- a CDS encoding MarR family winged helix-turn-helix transcriptional regulator, with protein MNYESLKLENQICFPLYASSRAVTALYRPLLEELDITYPQYLVLLVLWEKDGITLKEIGDRLFLDSGTLTPLLKKMETLGLLTRERSENDERSLVVRLSQKARNLKKKAVCIPERLMEASGLSQERVTRLKKDIDELLHLVEEKVRNSA; from the coding sequence GTGAATTACGAATCCTTAAAGCTGGAGAATCAGATCTGCTTTCCGCTTTATGCTTCTTCCAGGGCGGTGACGGCGTTATACCGCCCGCTTCTGGAGGAGTTGGATATCACATATCCTCAGTATCTAGTATTATTAGTTCTTTGGGAGAAGGATGGCATCACTCTTAAGGAAATAGGCGACCGGCTATTTTTGGATTCCGGTACCCTGACCCCTCTTTTGAAAAAGATGGAAACTCTAGGTCTCTTGACTCGAGAAAGATCCGAAAACGACGAACGTTCTCTTGTGGTTCGTCTCAGCCAGAAGGCTCGCAATCTCAAGAAAAAAGCGGTATGTATACCGGAACGCCTGATGGAAGCCTCGGGTCTAAGCCAGGAGAGAGTGACTCGATTAAAAAAGGATATAGACGAACTGCTACATCTGGTGGAGGAAAAAGTCCGAAATTCGGCGTGA
- a CDS encoding LIC13411 family adhesin, whose translation MFIFNSFTSYKRMFCSILILSIHLLLLDCSTYWAHRRNDLSDVFTAGVESPGYGLGMRIGPLATGFVFQGGETAPGKRDLGTGYGLRGGSFGNYRSQQLIFGILGSEKYHALPNAEVKPQATGEKEPASAEANSSDFLFPDTGTEPESDASTPELSSERQNAKSYNIRYLRFYHNPVAERRKAKKEAFYRKFLEGLDPEKKNEEIQTFLSQNPKNKDDYPSAFLFEVEFYIAVRYGIRLGFNAGEFLDFLLGFVGLDILDDDIQ comes from the coding sequence TTGTTCATTTTTAATTCTTTCACTTCGTACAAAAGAATGTTCTGTTCCATTCTTATCCTATCGATCCATCTTTTGCTTCTGGACTGCTCCACCTATTGGGCGCATAGAAGAAACGATCTCTCCGACGTATTTACTGCAGGAGTGGAGAGTCCAGGATACGGGCTAGGAATGAGGATCGGACCTCTTGCTACCGGATTCGTATTCCAAGGGGGAGAAACTGCTCCCGGCAAAAGGGACCTCGGGACCGGATACGGATTACGCGGAGGCAGTTTCGGAAACTATCGATCCCAACAATTGATCTTCGGAATACTGGGTTCGGAAAAATACCATGCGCTTCCGAATGCCGAAGTTAAACCGCAAGCGACCGGTGAGAAGGAACCTGCCTCCGCCGAAGCAAATTCTTCCGACTTTCTATTTCCTGATACTGGGACCGAACCGGAATCCGACGCAAGCACTCCCGAGCTTTCCAGCGAGAGACAAAACGCTAAAAGCTACAATATTAGATATTTACGTTTTTATCATAATCCGGTAGCGGAGAGAAGAAAGGCCAAAAAGGAGGCTTTCTATCGGAAGTTTTTGGAAGGCTTGGACCCCGAGAAAAAGAACGAAGAAATACAGACTTTTCTATCTCAGAATCCAAAGAATAAGGACGACTACCCTTCCGCTTTTCTTTTCGAAGTGGAATTCTATATTGCAGTCCGATACGGAATAAGACTGGGTTTTAATGCGGGAGAATTCTTGGATTTCCTACTCGGGTTCGTAGGTCTGGATATTCTGGACGACGATATCCAATAA
- a CDS encoding monovalent cation:proton antiporter-2 (CPA2) family protein gives MEEKSLIVTAIILLTTAVLCVPIFKKFGIGSIIGYVAGGILIGPHGIRLVTGGTEIMHFAEFGVVLLLFLIGLELRPQTLWVLRKPVFGMGISQVLLTSLILAASISYLFQLNLVSSVILGLSLSLSSTAFALQSLAEKNQLKTNHGRSAFAILLFQDLAVIPIMAILPLAAMNSNSSGNESLDLYKLGTALLAIILVILSGRFLMRPLFRMIAASGNHEIFVALSLLLVLGVSLAMEKVGLSMALGSFLGGVLLADSEYRHELEANLEPFKGLLLGLFFLAVGMSMNLEILISNPLLILALAFGLLSIKGIVLFLIGRASKLNSDSSSNLAVTISQGGEFAFVILNVAVQLSILEKNIADYSIVIVTVSMLLTPFVGIFKDKWIDPYTNVQEERPADPIHERNRVIIAGFGRVGQIVARMLYLHKVGFTALEHNADQVNSARKFGHKIYYGDASRLDLLVAAGAAQADILVLAVQDAELSVKIATIAKEHFPNLKIIARARNRSHYFDLLEVGIETIRRDTFASSLEIAQETLVDLGFLPSEVEYFTQKFRNYDEAMILEQYKIRHSEKEMIAFSKNAIRQLEEAFARDMVQKEAS, from the coding sequence ATGGAAGAAAAAAGTTTAATCGTCACCGCAATCATCCTACTCACAACAGCCGTTCTTTGCGTTCCGATCTTTAAAAAATTCGGCATTGGATCCATTATAGGATACGTTGCCGGAGGAATATTGATCGGACCTCACGGAATCCGATTGGTCACCGGAGGCACCGAGATCATGCATTTTGCGGAATTCGGGGTGGTGCTTCTGCTCTTTCTCATCGGCTTGGAACTGAGACCCCAAACTTTATGGGTCTTAAGAAAACCGGTTTTCGGGATGGGAATCAGCCAAGTACTTCTTACCTCATTAATTCTTGCCGCGAGTATTTCTTATCTATTCCAACTGAACCTGGTTTCTTCGGTCATTTTAGGACTTAGCTTATCCCTATCCTCCACCGCATTCGCTTTGCAATCTCTCGCGGAAAAGAACCAACTAAAAACGAATCATGGTCGATCCGCATTCGCCATTCTACTCTTCCAAGATTTGGCGGTGATTCCAATTATGGCGATTCTTCCTTTGGCAGCGATGAATTCGAATAGTTCGGGAAACGAGTCCTTGGATCTTTATAAATTAGGAACTGCTTTACTTGCTATCATACTAGTCATCTTAAGCGGCCGTTTTCTGATGAGGCCCCTATTCCGGATGATCGCCGCTTCCGGAAACCATGAGATATTCGTGGCGCTTTCCCTTCTTCTCGTGCTCGGAGTCTCTTTGGCGATGGAAAAAGTCGGACTCTCCATGGCCTTAGGTTCCTTCTTAGGGGGAGTTTTACTCGCCGATTCGGAGTATAGACATGAACTGGAAGCGAACCTAGAACCGTTTAAGGGTCTGCTTTTAGGACTATTCTTCTTGGCGGTGGGGATGTCCATGAATCTGGAAATTCTCATCTCTAATCCGCTTCTAATACTCGCACTTGCATTCGGACTTCTTTCTATAAAAGGAATCGTGTTATTCCTCATAGGAAGAGCGAGCAAATTGAATTCGGACTCCTCTTCGAATCTTGCAGTGACCATCTCCCAGGGAGGGGAATTCGCATTCGTAATCCTGAACGTAGCAGTGCAATTATCCATCTTGGAAAAAAATATCGCGGACTATTCGATCGTAATCGTAACCGTCTCCATGCTACTCACTCCTTTCGTAGGCATATTCAAGGATAAATGGATCGATCCTTATACGAACGTCCAGGAAGAAAGACCGGCGGATCCTATTCATGAAAGAAATAGAGTGATCATCGCAGGATTCGGACGGGTGGGTCAGATCGTAGCCAGGATGCTTTATTTACATAAAGTAGGATTCACGGCGTTGGAGCATAACGCGGATCAAGTGAACTCCGCTAGAAAATTCGGCCACAAGATTTATTACGGGGATGCGAGTCGTTTGGATTTGCTCGTCGCAGCGGGAGCGGCGCAAGCGGATATACTTGTTTTAGCGGTTCAGGATGCGGAATTATCCGTAAAAATCGCAACGATTGCCAAGGAACATTTTCCCAACTTAAAAATCATCGCTAGAGCTAGAAATAGATCGCATTACTTCGATCTTTTGGAAGTAGGAATCGAAACGATTCGAAGGGATACTTTCGCTTCTTCTTTGGAGATCGCTCAGGAAACTCTGGTCGATTTAGGATTTCTGCCTTCGGAAGTGGAATACTTTACCCAAAAGTTCCGCAATTACGATGAAGCGATGATCTTAGAACAGTACAAGATACGTCACAGTGAAAAGGAAATGATCGCATTCTCCAAAAACGCCATTCGCCAATTAGAAGAAGCGTTCGCGAGAGATATGGTCCAGAAAGAGGCTTCCTAA
- a CDS encoding SH3 domain-containing protein translates to MILIWILFFLTFSFVYGEAKERGFVWTDSGLILRKDPTKSGTKITLIPKNEIFEFLSSGVRNNIDGQEAAWWFVNFKGQSGWIFSGYAGKIDESFYDSKNSLFVGNPDIRRQLYADLQSLFRNFDPGHCQIDLRSKESFVAGDENVTWKEHMSLNFKTLIDTFEFGSKYEGYVYRITDVRKEKESYIIHFESLMDGTGMIELKIDPGKRNLRWVSEKNKKLPKHLSYTYAPVENGDFVCHSNVKTWLYGFLK, encoded by the coding sequence ATGATTCTAATCTGGATCCTATTCTTCTTAACATTCTCCTTCGTTTACGGCGAAGCGAAAGAAAGAGGATTCGTATGGACGGACAGCGGTCTTATACTTCGAAAAGACCCCACAAAGTCGGGGACAAAAATCACCTTAATTCCTAAAAATGAGATCTTCGAATTCTTAAGTAGCGGAGTTAGGAATAATATAGATGGGCAAGAAGCCGCTTGGTGGTTTGTGAACTTTAAGGGGCAATCGGGATGGATCTTTAGCGGTTACGCCGGAAAAATCGACGAGAGTTTTTATGATTCTAAGAACTCCTTATTCGTTGGAAATCCGGATATTCGAAGACAACTTTACGCGGACCTGCAAAGTCTATTCCGAAATTTTGATCCTGGGCATTGCCAAATTGACTTACGATCCAAGGAAAGCTTCGTAGCCGGCGATGAAAATGTGACTTGGAAGGAGCACATGTCGCTGAACTTCAAGACCTTGATAGACACCTTCGAATTCGGATCCAAATATGAAGGATATGTTTATAGAATCACCGATGTCCGAAAAGAAAAGGAGTCTTACATAATTCACTTTGAATCCCTAATGGACGGAACAGGCATGATAGAATTGAAAATCGATCCCGGGAAAAGAAATTTACGCTGGGTTTCCGAAAAAAACAAAAAGCTTCCAAAGCACCTTTCATATACTTACGCGCCGGTCGAAAACGGCGACTTTGTTTGCCATTCTAATGTAAAAACTTGGCTTTATGGTTTCTTGAAATAG
- a CDS encoding LIC13410 family lipoprotein, with translation MKQLLSAFLFIAVLFVGACSSEQKKSEPAYQPNSDLRTFEAKMIKEGDKRIKAEAVLGTPTVEENTQDGSLLEWYLESTTYQKNSYKTLAEKPSRVDDSTKFIRVIVDKKGVIKKYEYKL, from the coding sequence ATGAAACAATTACTTTCCGCGTTCTTATTCATCGCGGTTCTTTTCGTGGGAGCTTGCTCTTCCGAGCAAAAAAAATCGGAGCCGGCTTATCAGCCCAATTCCGATCTTCGCACTTTTGAAGCAAAAATGATCAAAGAAGGCGATAAGAGAATTAAAGCCGAAGCCGTACTCGGAACTCCGACCGTAGAGGAAAATACCCAAGACGGTTCCCTTCTGGAATGGTATCTAGAGTCCACTACCTACCAAAAGAATTCCTATAAGACTCTCGCCGAAAAACCCTCCAGAGTGGACGACAGCACTAAATTTATTCGCGTGATCGTGGACAAAAAGGGAGTCATCAAAAAATACGAATACAAACTGTGA
- a CDS encoding 1-acyl-sn-glycerol-3-phosphate acyltransferase, giving the protein MNETDETQIRYKKIAIFGGGPMGVFLSGYLSEKADQVFLWYFDKKKADRMQKDRSAELLDEIVPLAENINIVSDFDFLSEGSWVIVIAVPSRQMESAIDRISSLLSPKEEHTILSFTKGLVSTSTRRKTGAITFSDYVLNVLKTKGNLDLEYVSIAGPNLLSEMVKGQHSFFSIASTGERASGIVEGLFSGPRNHIKSFEAIRSLELTGVMKNPIAIACGIVSGIPECGTNFEGELVSIGFSEILDLLKALELPIKPALEFGLADLITTTTSRASRNRAYGQRFIRKLISGEDTPNLLERIELFFNPKEFIQKEIDQSESHVEGAYALSTILDLAEEHKVELPVFTTLFEVLTRKVSPTEIIRFVSKSTSDEIKTISRTARKRAGLSLASGKEFQQALRRRVLRHIHSQPGMTDRILKQSGLQIKSLEKRYTEAIETQSETDLFLLPKEIQLWQEAEEAYESGKSRNLERIVEFYVSEIADEYSPFLRESLIHLVAPARFAIGGFKSGGGLPKIGGQVKEIKALASRYDILYTPTHRSHLDSIEVAFGLRWLGLPVPRYAADKKVMGTPGLARVLKSLGAYMVDRKRNRNLLYLECLTQYSTMMLEAGIPTLVYPEGTRSRTGGIIPIKTGILSTSVDAFKHTGSEVLVVPIVLSYENVPEDVEFTGKDTHLSFKDFLFKRTEVYMDLCEPIPVSRYIHEDDPTLSISAEISKSWQAHHRILPNQLLAKLILEAGGDVKIADLRYMVTERVLAFKGNYLTKDTEEILNKGIKVLLARKFIQKDGELIRVLDKDLLQYYGNMVPDRT; this is encoded by the coding sequence ATGAACGAAACGGACGAGACTCAGATTCGCTATAAGAAGATCGCCATATTCGGAGGCGGTCCGATGGGCGTTTTCCTTTCCGGTTATCTATCGGAAAAGGCGGATCAAGTCTTCCTTTGGTATTTCGATAAAAAGAAAGCGGATCGAATGCAAAAGGATCGCTCGGCGGAACTCTTGGACGAAATCGTTCCCCTCGCCGAGAATATAAACATCGTCAGCGATTTCGATTTCTTATCGGAAGGTTCTTGGGTGATCGTTATTGCGGTTCCTTCCCGCCAGATGGAAAGCGCAATCGATAGAATATCCTCACTTCTATCCCCCAAAGAAGAACACACGATTCTTTCTTTTACCAAGGGACTGGTTTCCACTTCTACCCGTAGGAAAACCGGCGCCATCACATTTTCGGACTACGTTTTAAACGTTCTTAAGACTAAGGGAAATCTGGACCTGGAATACGTTTCCATAGCCGGTCCGAATCTTCTTTCCGAGATGGTTAAGGGCCAACATAGTTTTTTCTCTATCGCTTCCACGGGAGAAAGGGCTTCGGGTATCGTAGAAGGTCTTTTTTCCGGCCCTCGAAATCATATCAAATCCTTCGAAGCGATTCGTTCTCTCGAATTAACGGGCGTAATGAAAAATCCGATCGCAATCGCCTGCGGAATCGTAAGCGGTATTCCGGAATGCGGGACAAATTTCGAGGGAGAATTGGTCAGTATAGGGTTTTCGGAAATATTAGATCTTTTGAAAGCGTTGGAACTTCCCATCAAACCTGCTCTGGAATTCGGATTGGCGGATCTGATTACCACAACTACGTCTCGTGCCAGCCGAAATCGTGCCTATGGGCAAAGGTTCATTCGAAAATTGATCTCGGGTGAGGACACTCCCAATCTATTGGAAAGAATCGAATTATTCTTTAATCCTAAGGAATTTATACAAAAGGAAATCGATCAAAGCGAGAGCCATGTGGAAGGAGCCTACGCTCTTTCCACCATTCTGGATCTTGCCGAAGAACATAAGGTGGAGCTTCCGGTGTTCACCACGCTTTTCGAGGTGCTGACTCGCAAGGTTTCTCCCACGGAAATCATCCGATTCGTATCCAAATCTACCAGCGACGAAATTAAAACCATCTCTAGGACCGCAAGAAAACGCGCAGGTCTATCCTTGGCTTCCGGAAAAGAGTTCCAACAAGCGTTACGTAGAAGGGTGCTTCGACATATCCATTCCCAACCAGGTATGACGGATCGAATCCTAAAGCAATCCGGTCTGCAGATCAAATCTCTGGAAAAAAGATATACCGAGGCGATCGAAACCCAATCCGAAACGGATTTATTTTTGCTCCCTAAAGAGATCCAACTTTGGCAAGAGGCGGAAGAGGCTTACGAATCCGGAAAGAGTCGTAACCTAGAGCGTATCGTAGAATTCTACGTTTCCGAAATCGCGGACGAGTACAGCCCTTTTTTAAGGGAATCTTTGATTCATTTGGTGGCTCCCGCTCGGTTTGCGATCGGTGGTTTTAAATCGGGAGGCGGTCTTCCGAAAATCGGAGGGCAGGTAAAGGAAATCAAAGCTCTGGCTTCCAGATACGATATTCTTTATACTCCGACTCACAGATCTCATTTGGACTCTATCGAAGTCGCTTTCGGTTTGCGCTGGTTGGGATTACCTGTACCTAGATACGCGGCGGATAAGAAAGTAATGGGGACTCCGGGGCTCGCTCGAGTTTTGAAATCCTTGGGCGCGTATATGGTGGATAGAAAAAGGAATCGAAATCTGCTCTATTTGGAATGTTTGACCCAATATTCCACCATGATGTTGGAGGCGGGAATTCCTACCTTGGTTTATCCGGAAGGAACCCGCTCCAGAACAGGCGGTATCATTCCGATCAAAACCGGAATTCTTTCCACTTCGGTGGATGCATTCAAACATACGGGTAGCGAGGTCCTAGTCGTTCCCATCGTTTTGTCTTACGAGAATGTTCCGGAAGATGTGGAGTTTACCGGTAAGGACACTCATCTTTCCTTTAAGGACTTTTTGTTTAAGAGAACGGAAGTGTATATGGATCTTTGCGAACCGATTCCTGTTTCTAGATACATTCATGAGGATGATCCGACTCTTTCCATTTCCGCGGAAATTTCCAAGTCTTGGCAGGCCCATCATCGCATTCTTCCCAACCAATTATTGGCTAAGTTGATTCTGGAAGCGGGAGGGGATGTTAAGATCGCCGACCTCCGTTACATGGTGACGGAAAGGGTGCTCGCATTTAAGGGAAATTATCTTACCAAAGATACCGAAGAAATCCTGAACAAAGGAATAAAGGTCCTATTAGCTCGCAAGTTCATCCAAAAAGACGGCGAGTTGATCCGTGTTTTGGATAAGGATCTTTTACAATATTACGGAAATATGGTGCCGGACCGAACTTAA
- a CDS encoding DUF6935 domain-containing protein — protein sequence MKLLPRLISVFSIVFLTGALSAQNETLPVTVNSWPSDFASFESFRDANAGSPQGAVVVLIAALSVYSKNAEEGRKALIISLDSNSLVQDTSPNGYKGFNVNRNTIDLVRRQLEQHPYLIGSYLPGSSFGNGYKPGTSPYTFNLTSNKFSGTEESGQRKLFIPSSGADTPRPVTVKKNSKGVWKASEFSSLLVGIKKPTTSNPADDL from the coding sequence ATGAAACTCCTTCCTAGATTGATTTCCGTTTTCTCGATTGTATTCTTAACGGGTGCCTTGTCCGCCCAAAACGAAACTTTGCCGGTCACGGTAAATTCTTGGCCCTCCGATTTCGCTTCTTTCGAATCCTTTAGGGATGCGAATGCAGGATCCCCCCAAGGAGCCGTTGTGGTTTTGATCGCCGCATTATCCGTATATTCCAAAAATGCGGAAGAGGGACGGAAGGCGCTGATCATCAGCTTGGATAGCAATTCCTTGGTTCAGGATACTTCTCCGAACGGTTACAAGGGATTTAACGTGAATCGAAATACGATCGATTTGGTTAGAAGGCAATTGGAGCAGCATCCGTATTTGATCGGATCCTATCTGCCTGGTTCCTCTTTCGGAAACGGCTATAAACCCGGAACTTCCCCTTATACTTTTAACTTAACTTCGAATAAATTCAGCGGCACCGAAGAATCGGGGCAAAGAAAATTATTCATTCCTTCTTCCGGCGCGGATACTCCTCGTCCGGTTACGGTAAAGAAGAATTCGAAAGGAGTTTGGAAGGCTTCCGAATTTTCCAGCTTACTTGTAGGAATCAAAAAGCCTACTACCTCGAATCCTGCGGACGATCTTTGA
- a CDS encoding ZIP family metal transporter, translating to MTHNIVLVGFLSSLGAGLLTGFGALGVFLIRKLSTRLEDGLLSFAAGIMLAASFFSLLLPALQIGEKYFKNKNSIAGIVIFGLLFGVGTLFCIHKYAPHEHFISGKEGPDSKALSRIWLFVIAITLHNFPEGMAVGVGFAGDDLAGGISLATGIGIQNIPEGLAVAVSLLSIKYSKWKSFWIAFLTGLVEPIGGLLGSLAVSMAGPIMPWTMGFAAGAMLFIIVGEIIPETHKRGFHDFSALTLIFGFVFMMYLDTIFS from the coding sequence ATGACTCATAATATCGTTCTAGTCGGATTCCTCTCCAGTTTGGGGGCCGGTTTATTGACCGGATTTGGTGCTCTGGGAGTTTTCCTGATTCGTAAATTATCCACTCGATTGGAAGACGGATTATTGAGTTTCGCTGCGGGCATCATGCTTGCCGCATCCTTCTTCTCTCTTCTTTTACCTGCATTACAAATAGGAGAGAAATACTTCAAAAACAAGAACTCGATCGCGGGGATCGTAATCTTCGGTCTACTCTTCGGTGTAGGAACTCTTTTCTGCATTCACAAATATGCTCCCCATGAGCATTTCATTTCCGGAAAGGAAGGTCCGGATAGCAAAGCTCTAAGCAGAATCTGGTTATTCGTAATCGCAATCACGCTCCACAATTTTCCGGAAGGCATGGCGGTAGGAGTAGGTTTCGCGGGAGACGATCTGGCCGGCGGAATCTCTCTTGCGACGGGAATCGGTATCCAAAACATACCGGAAGGATTGGCGGTCGCAGTCTCCCTTCTTTCCATAAAATATTCCAAATGGAAATCCTTTTGGATCGCATTCCTTACGGGCCTAGTGGAACCGATCGGAGGACTTTTAGGAAGCCTGGCAGTATCGATGGCCGGACCGATCATGCCTTGGACCATGGGGTTTGCCGCAGGAGCCATGTTGTTTATCATTGTAGGAGAAATTATTCCGGAGACTCATAAAAGAGGATTCCACGATTTCTCCGCTTTGACTTTGATCTTCGGATTCGTTTTCATGATGTACTTGGATACGATTTTTAGTTAG